One window of Electrophorus electricus isolate fEleEle1 chromosome 24, fEleEle1.pri, whole genome shotgun sequence genomic DNA carries:
- the LOC113581955 gene encoding delta-type opioid receptor isoform X1, translating to MEFPDDLADVTDKIVLLFNETLLQGNLSAFDDTYGRLPTSVRITIVVVYLIVCVVGLVGNCLVMYVIIRYTKMKTATNIYIFNLALADALVLATLPFQGTDVLLDLWPFGLALCKAVVAIDYYNMFTSVFTLTVMSVDRYIAVCHPVHSLAVRTPHRARLVNLAVWALASAIGVPVMIMGQVEAESNGTECMVVLPDPLSSAEPVFGTCVFLFSFLIPVVIISVCYGLMVRRLHSVRHLSGSREKDRNLRRISQMVLAVVAAFVLCWMPVQVLALLQALGKTDLGSSPTAIAAMHFCIALGYANSSLNPLLYAFLDENFKRCFNEFCMPTGSALELEVQRKDSVRKVEGGGDREQECRQGNGGVTKACAIPRCEE from the exons ATGGAGTTCCCTGACGACTTAGCAGATGTCACGGATAAGATAGTTCTACTGTTCAACGAAACGCTTTTACAGGGAAATCTCAGTGCATTCGACGACACGTACGGACGTCTTCCTACAAGCGTTAGGATCACTATTGTAGTGGTCTATTTAATTGTGTGCGTGGTGGGGCTCGTGGGAAATTGTCTGGTCATGTATGTCATCATCAG ATACACAAAGATGAAGACAGCCACCAACATCTACATCTTCAATCTGGCACTGGCCGATGCCCTGGTGCTGGCCACATTGCCTTTCCAGGGCACAGATGTTCTGCTGGACCTCTGGCCTTTTGGCCTGGCTCTGTGCAAAGCTGTGGTGGCCATTGACTATTACAACATGTTCACCAGCGTCTTCACTCTAACCGTCATGAGCGTGGATCGCTACATTGCCGTGTGCCACCCGGTGCACTCACTGGCCGTGCGCACCCCCCACAGGGCCAGGCTGGTCAACCTTGCTGTGTGGGCACTGGCTTCTGCCATCGGGGTGCCTGTGATGATCATGGGGCAAGTGGAGGCGGAGTCCAACG GTACTGAATGCATGGTGGTTCTACCTGACCCTCTAAGCTCCGCTGAGCCTGTGTTCGGTACCTGCGTGTTCCTCTTCTCCTTTTTAATCCCAGTGGTCATCATTAGCGTGTGCTATGGCCTGATGGTGCGCCGCCTGCATAGCGTGCGCCACCTCTCCGGCTCCCGTGAGAAGGACAGGAACCTTAGGAGGATCTCCCAGATGGTGCTGGCTGTGGTGGCTGCCTTCGTGCTCTGCTGGATGCCTGTGCAGGTGCTGGCTCTGCTCCAGGCCTTGGGGAAGACAGACCTAGGGAGCAGCCCCACTGCCATTGCCGCAATGCACTTCTGCATCGCCCTGGGTTATGCCAACAGCAGCCTCAACCCCCTCCTCTATGCTTTCCTGGATGAAAATTTCAAACGCTGCTTTAACGAGTTCTGCATGCCAACTGGCTCTGCCCTGGAGCTAGAGGTACAGAGGAAGGACTCTGTTAGGAaggtggagggaggaggggacagagagcaagagtgtAGACAAGGAAATGGAGGGGTTACGAAAGCTTGTGCCATTCCCAGGTGTGAGGAATAG
- the LOC113581955 gene encoding delta-type opioid receptor isoform X3, with protein MEFPDDLADVTDKIVLLFNETLLQGNLSAFDDTYGRLPTSVRITIVVVYLIVCVVGLVGNCLVMYVIIRYTKMKTATNIYIFNLALADALVLATLPFQGTDVLLDLWPFGLALCKAVVAIDYYNMFTSVFTLTVMSVDRYIAVCHPVHSLAVRTPHRARLVNLAVWALASAIGVPVMIMGQVEAESNGSHHLNFSCTECMVVLPDPLSSAEPVFGTCVFLFSFLIPVVIISVCYGLMVRRLHSVRHLSGSREKDRNLRRISQMVLAVVAAFVLCWMPVQVLALLQALGKTDLGSSPTAIAAMHFCIALGYANSSLNPLLYAFLDENFKRCFNEFCMPTGSALELEVQRKDSVRKVEGGGDREQECRQGNGGVTKACAIPRCEE; from the exons ATGGAGTTCCCTGACGACTTAGCAGATGTCACGGATAAGATAGTTCTACTGTTCAACGAAACGCTTTTACAGGGAAATCTCAGTGCATTCGACGACACGTACGGACGTCTTCCTACAAGCGTTAGGATCACTATTGTAGTGGTCTATTTAATTGTGTGCGTGGTGGGGCTCGTGGGAAATTGTCTGGTCATGTATGTCATCATCAG ATACACAAAGATGAAGACAGCCACCAACATCTACATCTTCAATCTGGCACTGGCCGATGCCCTGGTGCTGGCCACATTGCCTTTCCAGGGCACAGATGTTCTGCTGGACCTCTGGCCTTTTGGCCTGGCTCTGTGCAAAGCTGTGGTGGCCATTGACTATTACAACATGTTCACCAGCGTCTTCACTCTAACCGTCATGAGCGTGGATCGCTACATTGCCGTGTGCCACCCGGTGCACTCACTGGCCGTGCGCACCCCCCACAGGGCCAGGCTGGTCAACCTTGCTGTGTGGGCACTGGCTTCTGCCATCGGGGTGCCTGTGATGATCATGGGGCAAGTGGAGGCGGAGTCCAACGGTAGTCATCACCTCAACTTTAGCT GTACTGAATGCATGGTGGTTCTACCTGACCCTCTAAGCTCCGCTGAGCCTGTGTTCGGTACCTGCGTGTTCCTCTTCTCCTTTTTAATCCCAGTGGTCATCATTAGCGTGTGCTATGGCCTGATGGTGCGCCGCCTGCATAGCGTGCGCCACCTCTCCGGCTCCCGTGAGAAGGACAGGAACCTTAGGAGGATCTCCCAGATGGTGCTGGCTGTGGTGGCTGCCTTCGTGCTCTGCTGGATGCCTGTGCAGGTGCTGGCTCTGCTCCAGGCCTTGGGGAAGACAGACCTAGGGAGCAGCCCCACTGCCATTGCCGCAATGCACTTCTGCATCGCCCTGGGTTATGCCAACAGCAGCCTCAACCCCCTCCTCTATGCTTTCCTGGATGAAAATTTCAAACGCTGCTTTAACGAGTTCTGCATGCCAACTGGCTCTGCCCTGGAGCTAGAGGTACAGAGGAAGGACTCTGTTAGGAaggtggagggaggaggggacagagagcaagagtgtAGACAAGGAAATGGAGGGGTTACGAAAGCTTGTGCCATTCCCAGGTGTGAGGAATAG
- the LOC113581955 gene encoding nociceptin receptor isoform X2, producing MYVIIRYTKMKTATNIYIFNLALADALVLATLPFQGTDVLLDLWPFGLALCKAVVAIDYYNMFTSVFTLTVMSVDRYIAVCHPVHSLAVRTPHRARLVNLAVWALASAIGVPVMIMGQVEAESNGTECMVVLPDPLSSAEPVFGTCVFLFSFLIPVVIISVCYGLMVRRLHSVRHLSGSREKDRNLRRISQMVLAVVAAFVLCWMPVQVLALLQALGKTDLGSSPTAIAAMHFCIALGYANSSLNPLLYAFLDENFKRCFNEFCMPTGSALELEVQRKDSVRKVEGGGDREQECRQGNGGVTKACAIPRCEE from the exons ATGTATGTCATCATCAG ATACACAAAGATGAAGACAGCCACCAACATCTACATCTTCAATCTGGCACTGGCCGATGCCCTGGTGCTGGCCACATTGCCTTTCCAGGGCACAGATGTTCTGCTGGACCTCTGGCCTTTTGGCCTGGCTCTGTGCAAAGCTGTGGTGGCCATTGACTATTACAACATGTTCACCAGCGTCTTCACTCTAACCGTCATGAGCGTGGATCGCTACATTGCCGTGTGCCACCCGGTGCACTCACTGGCCGTGCGCACCCCCCACAGGGCCAGGCTGGTCAACCTTGCTGTGTGGGCACTGGCTTCTGCCATCGGGGTGCCTGTGATGATCATGGGGCAAGTGGAGGCGGAGTCCAACG GTACTGAATGCATGGTGGTTCTACCTGACCCTCTAAGCTCCGCTGAGCCTGTGTTCGGTACCTGCGTGTTCCTCTTCTCCTTTTTAATCCCAGTGGTCATCATTAGCGTGTGCTATGGCCTGATGGTGCGCCGCCTGCATAGCGTGCGCCACCTCTCCGGCTCCCGTGAGAAGGACAGGAACCTTAGGAGGATCTCCCAGATGGTGCTGGCTGTGGTGGCTGCCTTCGTGCTCTGCTGGATGCCTGTGCAGGTGCTGGCTCTGCTCCAGGCCTTGGGGAAGACAGACCTAGGGAGCAGCCCCACTGCCATTGCCGCAATGCACTTCTGCATCGCCCTGGGTTATGCCAACAGCAGCCTCAACCCCCTCCTCTATGCTTTCCTGGATGAAAATTTCAAACGCTGCTTTAACGAGTTCTGCATGCCAACTGGCTCTGCCCTGGAGCTAGAGGTACAGAGGAAGGACTCTGTTAGGAaggtggagggaggaggggacagagagcaagagtgtAGACAAGGAAATGGAGGGGTTACGAAAGCTTGTGCCATTCCCAGGTGTGAGGAATAG
- the LOC113581960 gene encoding G protein-coupled receptor 8 — protein sequence MRGVRGGVLQERPPEEQSVRNKKEKNEEGKRHCLGTETAGPLNECSTIKTAQRNMEAPPCASLANINNFVNHDKFTRHSSSFRDPLPDIYIWLPVVYSIICAVGLTGNTAVIYVILKAPKMKTVTNMFILNLAIADDLFTLVLPINIAEHLLNYWPFGEVLCKVILSIDHYNIFSSIYFLTAMSVDRYLVVVSALHSKRMPHRTYRFAKTVSVCVWSFVILIVMPFTFFAGIYVTPDDTEKRKSCVLSFPNPEMFWFKASRIYTLVLSFVIPVSTICVVYSVMLYKLRHTRLNSNGKALDKAKKKVTVMVFIVLAVCLFCWTPFHLSTVVALTTDLPTTPLVIGISYLITGLSYANSCLNPFLYAFLDDSFRKAFKKLLVC from the exons ATGCGGGGAGTCAGAGGTGGTGTGCTACAGGAGAGACCACCCGAG GAGCAGAGTGTGAggaacaagaaagagaaaaatgaggaAGGAAAGAGACACTGCCTGGGCACAGAGACAGCAGGGCCGCTCAATGAGTGCTCCACCATAAAGACAGCACAAAGGAACATGGAAGCTCCACCATG TGCTTCTCTAGCTAACATTAACAACTTTGTGAACCATGACAAATTCACACGTCATTCTTCCTCATTCCGAGACCCTCT TCCTGACATTTACATCTGGCTGCCGGTGGTTTATTCGATTATTTGTGCTGTAGGGCTTACAGGCAACACAGCCGTCATTTATGTTATCCTAAAAGCCCCTAAAATGAAAACTGTCACCAATATGTTTATACTAAATTTGGCAATTGCTGATGACCTTTTCACGTTGGTGTTGCCCATCAACATAGCAGAGCACCTTTTGAACTATTGGCCCTTTGGTGAAGTTCTGTGCAAGGTGATCCTTTCTATAGACCATTACAACATATTTTCCAGTATCTATTTCCTCACAGCCATGAGCGTCGACCGTTACCTGGTCGTTGTGTCCGCTCTGCACTCCAAACGGATGCCTCACCGGACGTATAGATTCGCCAAGACGGTCAGCGTCTGTGTTTGGTCTTTCGTAATCCTCATCGTCATGCCCTTTACCTTCTTTGCCGGTATTTACGTGACTCCCGACGACACGGAGAAGCGGAAAAGCTGTGTGCTAAGTTTCCCAAACCCGGAGATGTTCTGGTTTAAAGCAAGTCGGATCTATACGTTGGTCCTCAGCTTTGTGATACCTGTGTCCACAATATGTGTTGTATACAGCGTAATGCTATACAAGCTGCGACATACGCGCCTGAATTCGAATGGAAAGGCCCTGGATAAAGCCAAAAAGAAAGTAACTGTGATGGTCTTCATAGTCCTTGCAGTGTGCTTATTCTGTTGGACCCCCTTCCACCTCAGTACGGTGGTGGCCCTTACCACAGACTTGCCCACTACCCCGCTGGTTATCGGAATCTCTTACCTTATCACCGGCCTAAGCTATGCTAACTCCTGCCTCAATCCATTCCTTTATGCGTTCCTGGACGACAGTTTCAGGAAAGCTTTTAAGAAATTGCTGGTGTGTTGA